The DNA region ACGTTGAGAACCAGCTGGATGAGCAGCAGGAAGAAACGTTCCAAGTTATTCTGAATAACATGCAATCGAAGAAGCTTTTCCTGGGAAGAAATTCAAATGATCTCCATCGCACATACAAACGACTAAAGAAACGGTTTCTTAAGGGCAAACACAACCGCGAGTTTCCCGAGTCGGCTGCCACGCTTTGGAGTAAAGCTGGTTCAGTTGTGCCGGAACCGGTTGATGATTTTTCTGTTGTGGATTCTCCGGGACCCCAAGAGGCGAATGATTCTCCTGAATCTCAGGATGCGGAGGACGTAAAAGTTGAAGAAACCGACACAGAAGTTGTGTGTTCGATTTGCCAAGCTTGTGCGTACGAGACGAAGCACCTCTTTCGAGATGTGTATCAAAACCAAACCTATGCAGAAATTATCAACCAGACTCTGAACGTGAAGGTTTGTCTTACGTTTATTTATTGCCTTACGAATAGAAACGTAATCGTTGCCTTTCTAAccattcaattttcttttaGATGTTGTGGAATGGCTATTCTTCTGCAGTAATTTGTCAGCTTTGCTCGACCTACGTAGAAGGCCTGCAAGTTTTCTGGAACCAGTGTCGTGAAAGCTGCGACAAGCTGAACGTTGAATTGGTGACCAAAGAAGAACCAGTGCTGGAAGAGCCCACCTTCTGGGAAAGTACCCCGACATCCGGTTCTCCACAAAACGATATCGAAGAAACCACCAGCATTGGATGTGAGGATTTCCAAACAGACGACACTTTCCGAGAACTGACGCTAGAAGAAACGTTGGCAACTGAAACACCGACAATTGACCATGTTTTGGAAGAAACGCAGCCCATCGAGAGGAAAGTCCAACCAACCAAGGAACTTACCAGAGAGGAGTTGAACATGCTCAAATTCAAGGAGAGCTTCTCAGCGGGCGACAGGCGTAAAACTAAAGATGTCCCAAAGCAGTGCGACTTGTGCGGTAAAACCGTAGTCGATCTCCGAAGTCATCTTAACAGTCACTACGGCATCAAGTCTCACGCTTGTGATCTTTGCCCAAGGAAGTTTACCAATCGCTCTCAGTTGCGTACTCATATCAACTCTCATACTCATGAGAAAAAATATGCTTGTCTGTACTGCGATGCTGTGTTCGTTTCATGGAAGAACAAAGACTATCACGAGGTATTGTTGGCAATTTTTAACGTTAGACTTGAAATGCGAGAAaaccctttttttgttttcagaaaAAGCACATTGTAGAGATGAACAATATCTCGTACGACTGTGACCAGTGTGATGCTACATTCAAAGTTGAGAAAAATCTCCGAAACCACATCAAGTTCAAGCATCTAAACATGCGCAAAATCCAGTGCTCCCAGTGTGAATTCGCCACAATTACCAAGTTAGTGTgagccaactttgaaaaaaataatcttctaACTATCAACTTCCCACCAAGATCGCGTCTGATGAACCACGTGCGAAGCATTCACAGCAAGGAGCGTCCGTTTCATTGTCCGTTCTGCAATTTCAACACAAACACCAACACCGGCTACTTCATCCACTTTAGGCGGCACAAAAGCAGTGGAGAAGCGACCGAGTATCACATCAGGTGCGGATATTGCCAGGAAACGTTCTTGAAGGATGCAGTTTTTGAAAAGCATATTCTTCAGGAACATCCCGATCGGGCGATAAAAGTGTGAGGATGGAGAGGGTAAGTGCGTGATGCTTTTTATGTTTTATCGATTCGTCCCTATAAAAAAAGTGATTATCAAAAGTGGATTTTACTGCAGAAAGAACGCCATTATGGGATAAAACATCCATATTTGTGAGCTTGGTAAACTGTCAAACGCGAAaaatgcgagtttgtttgtcatagtctaatacctcttttgagcaattctctacgaaatcggtctttttcttcaattttaatttttgtatttttaatccggctgaaactttttggtgccttatgcccaaagaagccattttgcatcattagtttgtccatataattttccatacaaattcggcagctgtccatacaaaaatgatgtatgaaaattcaaaaatctgtatcttttgaaggaattttttgatcgatttggtgtcttcggcaaagttgtaggtatggatacggattacactggaaaaaataatacacggtaaaaaaatttggtgattttttatttaactttatcactaaaacttgatttacaaaaaacactatttttaatttttttatttttgatatgttttagaagacataaaatgccaacttttcagaaatttccaggttgtgcaaaaatcactgaccgagttatgaatttttaatcaatactgatttttcaaaaatcgaaattttggtcgtaaaaatttttcaacttcatttttcgaagtaaaatcaaatttgcaatcaaaaagtactttactaaaattttgataaagtgcaccgttttcaagttatagccatatttaagtgacttttttgaaaatagtcgcagttttcatttttaaattagtgcacatgtttgcccagttttgaaaaaaatatttttgaaaagctgagaaaattctctatattttgcttattcggactatgttgatacgacctttagttgctgagatattgcaatgcaaaggtttaaaaacaggaaaattgatattttctaagtttcacccaaacaacccaccattttctatcgtcaatatctcagcaactaatggtccgattttcaatgttaatatatgaaacaattgtgaaattttccgatcttttcgaaaaaaatatttttggaattttcaaatcaagacaaacattccaaaaaggcaaaactttgaatattacgcccttttaatatgttagtcttgatttgaaaatttgaacattgaaaatcggaccattagttgctgagatattgacgatagaaaatggtgggttgtttgggtgaatcttagaaaacatcaattttcctgtttttaaacctttgcattgcaatatctcagcaactaaaggtcgtatcaacaaagtccaaataagcaaaatatagagaattttctcagcttttcaaaaatatttttttcaaaactgggcaaacatgtgcactaatttaaaaaaatgaaaaactgcgactattttcaaaaaagtcacttaaatatggctataacttgaaaacggtgcactttatcaaaatttcactaaagtacttttgattgcaaatttaattttacatcgaaaaatgaagttgaaaaattttacgaccaaaatttcgatttttgaaaaatcagtattgattaaaaattcataactcggtcagtgatttttgcacaacctggaaatttctgaaaagttggcattttatgtcttctaaaacatatcaaaaataaaaaaattaaaaatagtgttttttgtaaatcaagttttagtgataaaagttaaataaaaaatcaccaaattttttaccgtgtattattttttccagtgtagtccgtatccatacctacaactttgccgaagacaccaaatcgatcaaaaattccttcaaaagatacagatttttgaattttcatacatcatttttgtatggacagctgccgaatttgtatggaaaattatatggacaaactaatgatgcaaaatggcttctttgggcataccgaaggcaccaaaaaagtttcagtcagattaaaaaatacaaaaaaaaatcgaatgaccgaaatcctagagaactgctctttttcaaagaaattcacaaaaatctgcaacagaTTGAATTTCTTCGAGAAGTtttggagcgattttctttttttgtgtgtcGCCTCCTCTCTCCTTTGCGGATAAAGAATGTTTGCAAGAGAACTTTTTTGAGATTAATCCGGCCTTAGTTCCTTATACTACATGTTAAACAATTTGGTTAATTTAATACATTACATATTAGTTCAGAGTAAAGTGagtttttggcaacactgcttatgtttgtttacatccaagtTTGTGTCGCGTATACTTTTTAATCGATTTACGTTTGTAAATTCGCGTTTTCGTCCAATTTTCTTAATTACCATTGATCCTGAGTGACCGTTCTGTGACGATCTGTTGGAGTACAGTGCATTGATTGCGGTTTACCTGTATGCTGCCGTTGTGAAACATCATCACTCCCGACCCGTACAAGATGGCCACCGAGTGCAAGACCTGTGAGGTGGAAATCACTGGGATCGAGAAGATGGTCTGCCGTAGTTGCGCCTCGGCATTTCACCGGTCGTGTATCGACGGCCTCAATCGTACCGCATTTGAGGCCATCGGAAAGTTCCAGAAAAACTGTTACTGGCTTTGTGATGGCTGCGCAGGTCGTTTCGACCAATTCGTACAGTCGATGGATGTTGATGAAGATTCGGGTCAAGCGACTGACGTCGCTAAGCTGAGTGAAGCGGTTGACAAGCTCAGCGGTATCGTGACCGAGCTCTCCGGTCAGCTGAAGGAAAAGAAGGTTGAGCAGAGTTACGCTAACGTCGTTTACCCGGGCTCAAAACGCGAACGAGAGGACGACGAAGAAAAGGAACCTCCGGCGAAGGTCAAACCAGTCTGCGGAACGCGCACGATCCAGCACCAGATCAAAACAGTGGTCAGTGAAAGGGATTTGTTCTGGGTGTACCTTGGTCGTCTAGATCCCAGTCATACCGACTTGGAAATCGCCGAAATGACCCAGGAATGTCTTGAGCTCTCTG from Culex quinquefasciatus strain JHB chromosome 3, VPISU_Cqui_1.0_pri_paternal, whole genome shotgun sequence includes:
- the LOC6052230 gene encoding zinc finger and BTB domain-containing protein 14, whose amino-acid sequence is MSIVQRHRINFHPQEVQALLKACLIYKVEQFRQAGKSTGHLFYDIQQEMAKYGEFPERPLFHLRAHYRRVQKRYKQGRKPYPPEARELWGRLEEETDAQVSENDEAWEALTEKKTAMKAACSYLTKPELVELLRDAIDKDVENQLDEQQEETFQVILNNMQSKKLFLGRNSNDLHRTYKRLKKRFLKGKHNREFPESAATLWSKAGSVVPEPVDDFSVVDSPGPQEANDSPESQDAEDVKVEETDTEVVCSICQACAYETKHLFRDVYQNQTYAEIINQTLNVKMLWNGYSSAVICQLCSTYVEGLQVFWNQCRESCDKLNVELVTKEEPVLEEPTFWESTPTSGSPQNDIEETTSIGCEDFQTDDTFRELTLEETLATETPTIDHVLEETQPIERKVQPTKELTREELNMLKFKESFSAGDRRKTKDVPKQCDLCGKTVVDLRSHLNSHYGIKSHACDLCPRKFTNRSQLRTHINSHTHEKKYACLYCDAVFVSWKNKDYHEKKHIVEMNNISYDCDQCDATFKVEKNLRNHIKFKHLNMRKIQCSQCEFATITKSRLMNHVRSIHSKERPFHCPFCNFNTNTNTGYFIHFRRHKSSGEATEYHIRCGYCQETFLKDAVFEKHILQEHPDRAIKV